A window from Ostrinia nubilalis chromosome 13, ilOstNubi1.1, whole genome shotgun sequence encodes these proteins:
- the LOC135077268 gene encoding uncharacterized protein LOC135077268 — protein MAEERNEDYSKNDDAKTITGHYIMDGIPKFTGDELTYSSTKWVQDIDDNAEIFGWTGQQKLIIARRSLAGTAQLWLRTEKVFKTYDELKTALQKEFPEAINVKQMHEMMSARKKRADETYYQYMLIMKELGRRAKFPDYVAIQYIIDGISDFESNKLLFYGVTTYPVLKEKITLYEAFKQKTKKQDATRRDSRPKPAKVIYPVTSKVQPRCYKCGECGHLSSNCTRGVKCFRCNSYGHIGAECKRSSSAEISKERKCLS, from the exons ATGGCTGAAGAAAGAAACGAAGATTATTCTAAAAACGACGACGCAAAAACCATTACCGGTCACTACATAATGGACGGTATACCTAAATTCACCGGCGACGAATTAACGTACTCATCAACGAAATGGGTGCAAGATATTGATgacaacgcagaaattttcggtTGGACAGGCCAACAGAAACTCATCATCGCAAGGAGGTCGCTCGCCGGAACGGCACAACTCTGGCTGAGAACTGAAAAGGTATTTAAGACTTACGACGAGCTAAAGACTGCGCTACAGAAAGAATTCCCTGAAGCGATCAACGTCAAACAGATGCACGAGATGATGAGCGCGCGAAAAAAACGTGCAGATGAGACGTACTATCAATACATGCTAATCATGAAAGAGCTTGGCAGAAGGGCGAAGTTCCCTGACTACGTGGCTATCCAGTACATCATAGATGGAATATCCGATTTCGAGTCGAACAAACTACTATTTTATGGCGTGACGACGTATCCAGTACTTAAAGAGAAAATTACACTTTACGAGGCGTTCAAGCAAAAGACAAAAAAGCAAGATGCTACAAGACGCGATTCAAGACCGAAACCTGCGAAAGTGATATATCCTGTAACATCAAAAGTGCAGCCACGATGCTACAAGTGCGGCGAGTGTGGACATTTGTCGAGTAATTGCACGAGAGGCGTCAAATGCTTTCGTTGCAATTCATACGGCCATATTGGAGCAGAGTGCAAACGGTCGTCGAGCGCGGAG ATTTCGAAGGAGAGAAAATGTCTCTCATAG